One region of Yersinia bercovieri ATCC 43970 genomic DNA includes:
- the wrbA gene encoding NAD(P)H:quinone oxidoreductase: MAKILVLYYSMYGHIETLAGAIAEGAKKVSGVEVTIKRVPETMPAEAFANAGGKTGQPAPVATPQELADYDGIIFGTPTRFGNMAGQMRTFLDQTGGLWASGALYGKVASVFSSTGTGGGQEHTITSTWTTLAHHGFIIVPIGYGAKELFDVSQTRGGTPYGATTIAGGDGSRQPSAEELAIARFQGEHVAKITAKLKS, from the coding sequence ATGGCGAAAATTTTAGTACTTTACTACTCCATGTATGGACATATCGAGACACTTGCCGGTGCAATAGCCGAAGGTGCAAAGAAAGTCAGCGGCGTTGAAGTGACGATAAAGCGCGTGCCAGAAACCATGCCTGCCGAGGCTTTCGCCAATGCGGGCGGTAAAACGGGCCAACCCGCGCCGGTGGCCACACCGCAAGAGTTAGCCGATTACGACGGTATCATTTTTGGTACACCAACCCGCTTTGGTAATATGGCCGGACAGATGCGCACCTTCCTCGATCAAACCGGCGGCTTATGGGCATCTGGTGCGCTATACGGCAAGGTCGCCAGCGTATTCTCCTCAACCGGTACCGGTGGCGGGCAAGAACATACCATTACCTCAACCTGGACCACGCTGGCACATCACGGTTTTATCATTGTCCCTATCGGTTATGGTGCTAAAGAGTTATTTGATGTTTCGCAGACTCGCGGTGGCACCCCCTATGGCGCTACCACTATTGCCGGTGGGGATGGCTCCCGTCAACCTAGCGCTGAAGAGCTGGCGATTGCCCGTTTCCAGGGTGAGCATGTGGCGAAAATTACGGCCAAGCTGAAGAGCTAA